From a single Aggregatilinea lenta genomic region:
- a CDS encoding SDR family oxidoreductase → MSATHQPVLLVTGASGHMGRRVLELLLDAQAGPIIATTRTPDSLAEFSARGVTVRHGDFNNPDTLPAAFAGADRLLLISTDVVMEPGLRTRQHLTAVQAAQTAGVGHVIYTSLTNPGPDSLVSLAPDHHATEEALRASPMNWTLLRNNVYADPLPGALAQAIQIGSLYRASGDGRIGYVTREDCARAAAAVLADGFTGRRTLDVTGPDALSGADLAALATSISGKPVAYVPLPPDVLRENLRQAGLPDPVIEVIVTFDESAAAGQLDVVTSAVEELTGHAPTPVAAFLAQHKEVLLGTPQR, encoded by the coding sequence ATGTCAGCGACTCATCAACCAGTCCTGCTCGTCACGGGCGCGTCCGGTCACATGGGACGCCGCGTGCTCGAGCTGCTGCTCGACGCACAGGCGGGGCCGATCATCGCGACCACCCGTACCCCGGACAGCCTGGCCGAGTTCAGCGCGCGTGGCGTCACCGTGCGCCACGGCGACTTCAACAATCCCGATACGCTGCCCGCCGCGTTCGCGGGCGCGGATCGCCTGCTGCTGATCAGCACCGACGTCGTGATGGAGCCGGGGCTGCGCACCCGGCAGCACCTTACCGCCGTCCAGGCCGCACAGACGGCGGGTGTAGGCCACGTGATCTACACGTCGCTGACCAACCCCGGCCCAGACTCGCTCGTCAGCCTCGCGCCCGACCACCACGCGACGGAAGAGGCACTGCGGGCCAGCCCGATGAACTGGACGCTGCTGCGCAATAACGTGTACGCCGACCCGCTGCCCGGCGCGCTGGCCCAGGCGATCCAGATAGGCAGCCTGTACCGCGCTTCCGGCGATGGCCGCATCGGCTACGTCACGCGTGAAGACTGCGCCCGCGCCGCTGCCGCCGTCCTGGCCGACGGATTCACGGGGCGGCGCACGCTGGACGTCACGGGGCCGGACGCGCTCTCGGGCGCGGATCTGGCCGCGCTGGCCACGTCGATCAGCGGCAAGCCGGTGGCGTACGTGCCGCTGCCGCCAGACGTGCTGCGCGAGAATCTGCGCCAGGCGGGTCTGCCCGATCCGGTCATTGAGGTGATCGTCACCTTCGACGAATCCGCCGCCGCTGGACAGCTCGACGTGGTGACATCCGCCGTTGAGGAGCTGACCGGGCACGCACCGACGCCGGTCGCAGCATTTCTCGCGCAGCACAAAGAGGTGCTCCTGGGGACGCCGCAGCGGTAA
- a CDS encoding GIY-YIG nuclease family protein codes for MAQNNWLVCQEHADDILMDGLRVLTQAHPLEVSQVKHNGYGNYLISYESRPYYIGEAKNVDKRLKQQFCERTSTFYKDYQSSKSSLSLVPNLSLPDFRVQVMETHIGRKEIEETGIVNLPTPLNKFQLGKRNLYQGKIPVGAWNWAQSHKDQLLDLAQQELFSQKPASWFDANPRTGPGLYFVEDEQGRLVYIGESSNLAERYITHSRHTYFSALRRNLGVELFGFTLQIKSGRKRGFTSEEDDIVTDFLGRCRIRFQYVNFGRCELEEHLIRTLKPLVNRKENKHHSE; via the coding sequence ATGGCTCAAAATAACTGGCTCGTTTGCCAAGAACACGCTGATGATATTTTAATGGATGGTCTGCGCGTTTTGACTCAAGCGCATCCTCTTGAGGTTAGCCAAGTAAAGCACAATGGTTATGGTAACTACTTGATATCTTATGAAAGCCGACCTTACTATATCGGCGAAGCTAAGAATGTAGATAAGCGTCTCAAACAACAGTTTTGTGAGAGAACATCCACCTTTTATAAGGATTACCAGAGTTCAAAAAGTAGCCTATCATTAGTGCCCAATCTTTCTTTGCCAGACTTTCGTGTTCAAGTTATGGAAACGCATATTGGGCGTAAAGAAATAGAAGAAACCGGTATAGTCAATTTACCTACGCCTTTGAATAAATTCCAACTCGGAAAAAGAAATTTGTACCAGGGCAAAATTCCTGTCGGTGCGTGGAATTGGGCACAATCCCACAAAGATCAGCTATTAGATCTCGCTCAGCAAGAGTTGTTTTCTCAGAAGCCTGCCTCATGGTTTGATGCGAATCCCCGCACTGGTCCCGGCTTATATTTTGTTGAAGACGAGCAGGGAAGACTCGTCTACATTGGCGAAAGTTCGAATCTTGCCGAACGTTACATTACTCACAGTAGACATACTTATTTTTCCGCATTGCGACGTAATCTTGGCGTGGAACTATTCGGGTTTACCCTACAGATCAAAAGTGGCAGGAAACGAGGATTTACATCGGAAGAAGATGACATAGTTACTGATTTTCTCGGAAGGTGTCGCATACGTTTTCAGTATGTTAATTTCGGGCGTTGCGAGCTTGAAGAACATTTGATTCGGACTCTCAAACCTTTAGTAAATCGGAAAGAAAATAAGCACCACTCGGAATGA
- a CDS encoding glycosyltransferase 87 family protein, with amino-acid sequence MSRQMKSKYTEWAISGILFLLVAVMFAVFASRIKIEGTSLAIDWYDIWHGLRGPLNYEDFKFRNAPWSIFPLLILGQMPMKTSWGLMMYLTLAVLIASVPVVRKKKLYWASILLTVASFPALRQYADGNVEAVVIGGILLSLYGYAKKDPLSLAFGILFATSKPQVAVLFLACLGLYMLLTFSPRLLLRTGVYVLIPVALGFLWRGPAWIDAVFGIPERHTVVDMSLMASLERLGVPDAINWILWAAVLAVTAAIVWFSQRTLSRYKAGMLVAASLLIAPYSVGNSVLTLLAVALIPLFQQQQRLGVILLILVNLPIVMHSPDHRELLTYYNTALVLVIWGVLLWKVWRAEIDREPSPAPALAGESNLRVVS; translated from the coding sequence ATGTCGCGCCAGATGAAGTCGAAGTACACCGAATGGGCTATCAGTGGGATTCTGTTTCTGCTGGTGGCTGTGATGTTCGCCGTTTTCGCCAGCCGGATCAAGATCGAAGGGACATCGCTTGCTATCGACTGGTACGATATCTGGCACGGCCTGCGCGGCCCACTGAATTACGAGGATTTCAAGTTTCGCAACGCGCCGTGGAGTATTTTCCCGCTGCTGATCCTCGGCCAGATGCCGATGAAAACCTCCTGGGGCCTCATGATGTACCTCACGCTGGCCGTGCTAATCGCCAGCGTGCCGGTCGTACGCAAGAAGAAGCTGTATTGGGCCAGCATCCTGCTGACGGTCGCGTCGTTCCCGGCCCTGCGCCAGTACGCGGACGGCAACGTCGAGGCAGTTGTCATCGGCGGCATCCTGCTGTCGCTCTACGGCTACGCCAAAAAAGACCCGCTGTCGCTTGCGTTCGGGATCTTGTTCGCCACGTCCAAGCCCCAGGTTGCGGTGTTGTTCCTGGCCTGCCTGGGCCTCTATATGCTACTTACGTTTTCGCCGCGCCTGCTGCTGAGGACCGGCGTTTATGTGCTGATCCCCGTCGCGCTCGGCTTCCTGTGGCGCGGACCCGCCTGGATCGACGCGGTATTCGGCATCCCTGAGCGTCACACGGTCGTGGATATGAGCCTGATGGCCTCTCTGGAACGCCTCGGCGTGCCGGACGCGATCAACTGGATACTGTGGGCGGCAGTGCTGGCGGTGACGGCGGCGATCGTCTGGTTCAGCCAGCGCACCCTGTCCCGCTACAAAGCCGGGATGCTGGTCGCCGCCTCGCTGCTGATCGCGCCGTACTCGGTCGGCAACAGTGTGCTGACGCTGCTGGCCGTCGCACTGATCCCGCTGTTCCAGCAGCAGCAGCGGTTAGGCGTGATTCTGCTCATACTGGTCAACCTGCCCATCGTGATGCACAGCCCCGATCATCGCGAGTTGCTCACCTATTACAATACGGCGCTGGTGCTGGTCATCTGGGGCGTGCTGCTGTGGAAGGTGTGGCGGGCCGAGATCGATCGTGAGCCGTCCCCGGCCCCTGCGTTGGCTGGTGAGAGTAATTTGCGAGTGGTAAGTTAA
- a CDS encoding carboxypeptidase M32: MEEVQALNLRLADVLNLNYAAALLGWDQQTYMPSGGANARAEQLATLSKLAHELFVDDDTARLIENAEAAVKDADPDSDDAALVRVIRHDFDIQTKLPTSLVTAIARETTLAHEVWAKARAENDFAGFAPTLEKIYDLMRQKAEALGYEERPYDALLDEYEPGMKTNDVETLFAGLREDLVPFVAAIFERLDHVDESLLHEQYDVDKQAEFGLAVIKQLGYDMTRGRQDKAVHPFTTGFSINDIRITTRYYPDYLPTALFGSIHETGHAMYEQGCAQKYEGTALAGGVSLGVHESQSRLWENIVGRSRGFWNHYYPALQATFPQQFGSVSVDEFYRMINAVSRSLIRVEADEVTYNLHIMLRFEMENDLLEGKLAVADAPAAWNAKMEQYMGIVPPTDAKGILQDVHWSSGLVGYFPTYSLGNFLSVQYWDQALKDVPAIPEQIEQGNFEPLLAWLRENIHQYGRKYWPQELTQRVTGEKIQTRSFVRYLKNKYTAIYDL, from the coding sequence ATGGAAGAAGTGCAAGCGCTCAATCTACGTCTGGCGGACGTGCTCAACCTCAACTATGCGGCGGCGCTGCTGGGCTGGGATCAGCAGACGTACATGCCGTCCGGCGGCGCAAACGCGCGTGCCGAACAGCTGGCGACGTTGAGCAAGCTGGCGCACGAGCTGTTCGTGGACGACGATACCGCCCGCCTGATCGAAAACGCGGAAGCTGCCGTGAAGGATGCCGACCCGGACAGCGACGACGCAGCCCTGGTGCGCGTCATCCGCCACGACTTCGACATCCAGACCAAGCTGCCGACTTCGCTGGTGACTGCCATCGCGCGCGAAACGACCCTGGCGCACGAAGTCTGGGCGAAGGCCCGCGCGGAGAACGACTTCGCCGGATTCGCCCCGACGCTCGAGAAGATCTACGACCTGATGCGCCAGAAGGCCGAGGCGCTCGGTTACGAGGAGCGCCCCTACGACGCGCTGCTCGACGAGTACGAGCCGGGTATGAAGACCAACGACGTCGAGACGTTGTTCGCGGGCCTGCGTGAGGATCTCGTGCCGTTCGTCGCGGCCATCTTCGAGCGTCTGGATCACGTGGATGAGTCACTGCTGCACGAGCAGTACGACGTGGACAAGCAGGCGGAGTTCGGGCTGGCGGTGATCAAGCAGCTCGGCTATGACATGACGCGCGGGCGGCAGGATAAGGCCGTGCATCCGTTCACGACCGGCTTCTCGATCAACGACATACGCATCACCACACGCTACTATCCTGATTACCTGCCGACGGCGCTGTTTGGCTCGATCCACGAAACCGGCCACGCCATGTACGAGCAGGGTTGCGCGCAGAAGTACGAGGGCACGGCCCTGGCGGGCGGCGTGTCGCTCGGCGTGCACGAGAGCCAGTCGCGCCTGTGGGAAAACATCGTCGGGCGCAGCCGGGGCTTCTGGAACCACTACTATCCGGCGCTGCAAGCGACCTTCCCGCAGCAGTTCGGCAGCGTCTCGGTGGACGAGTTCTACCGCATGATCAACGCCGTATCGCGCTCACTGATCCGCGTCGAGGCCGACGAGGTGACCTATAACCTGCACATCATGCTGCGCTTCGAGATGGAAAACGACCTGCTCGAAGGCAAGCTGGCCGTCGCGGATGCGCCCGCAGCCTGGAACGCCAAGATGGAGCAGTACATGGGCATTGTGCCGCCCACCGACGCCAAAGGCATCTTGCAGGACGTGCACTGGTCGTCCGGTCTGGTCGGTTACTTCCCGACCTACTCGCTGGGCAACTTCCTCTCGGTGCAATACTGGGATCAGGCGCTCAAGGACGTACCCGCCATCCCGGAACAGATCGAGCAGGGCAACTTCGAGCCGCTGCTGGCGTGGCTGCGTGAGAACATCCACCAGTACGGGCGCAAGTACTGGCCGCAGGAGCTAACTCAGCGCGTGACCGGCGAGAAGATCCAGACGCGCTCGTTCGTGCGCTACCTGAAGAACAAGTACACCGCAATCTACGACCTGTAG
- a CDS encoding sulfurtransferase, giving the protein MTESLVNTQWVADRLNTPGIRLVEINVVPFKYQSAGHLPGAVAFDWTSQLQDPTRRDIISPDTFEQLLSEAGITNDDHIIIYGDQSNWFAAYGFWLFSLYGHEKLSLMDGGRLLWTEQRRQLVNTVPQFPRSTYRVRSTVPALRADRQFIVERLDRRDIVLLDVRSENEFTGHRVTPLGDHLTAHRGGHIPGARNVPWSRLVNDDGTFRAADDLHRIFEVEGIDLDAEEIVTYCFVGERAAHTWFALTHILGHDNVRNYDGSWTEWGNAIGVPIAQGAA; this is encoded by the coding sequence ATGACCGAATCGCTCGTAAACACACAATGGGTCGCCGATCGCCTAAACACGCCGGGGATACGTCTCGTCGAGATCAATGTCGTCCCGTTCAAATATCAAAGCGCGGGCCATTTGCCGGGCGCGGTCGCTTTCGACTGGACCAGCCAGCTCCAAGATCCAACCCGGCGCGACATCATCTCCCCCGATACCTTCGAACAGCTACTCTCCGAGGCAGGCATCACCAACGACGACCACATCATTATTTACGGCGATCAAAGTAATTGGTTTGCGGCGTATGGCTTCTGGCTGTTCAGCCTCTACGGACACGAAAAACTGAGTTTGATGGATGGCGGGCGGCTGCTGTGGACCGAACAGCGGCGGCAGCTCGTGAACACGGTCCCACAGTTTCCCCGGAGCACCTACCGGGTGCGCTCGACGGTCCCGGCACTTCGTGCAGACCGGCAGTTTATCGTGGAACGCCTGGACCGCCGCGACATCGTGCTGCTCGACGTGCGTTCAGAAAACGAGTTCACCGGGCACCGGGTCACCCCGTTGGGCGATCACCTGACGGCGCATCGTGGGGGTCACATCCCCGGCGCGCGCAACGTGCCCTGGTCGCGGCTGGTAAACGATGACGGGACGTTCAGGGCAGCGGATGATCTGCACCGGATCTTCGAGGTGGAAGGGATCGACCTCGATGCGGAGGAGATCGTCACGTACTGTTTCGTCGGGGAGCGCGCGGCACATACGTGGTTCGCGCTGACGCACATCCTCGGTCACGACAACGTGCGCAACTATGACGGCTCGTGGACCGAGTGGGGCAACGCGATCGGGGTGCCAATCGCACAAGGCGCTGCCTGA
- the groL gene encoding chaperonin GroEL (60 kDa chaperone family; promotes refolding of misfolded polypeptides especially under stressful conditions; forms two stacked rings of heptamers to form a barrel-shaped 14mer; ends can be capped by GroES; misfolded proteins enter the barrel where they are refolded when GroES binds) produces MPKQLVFDQEARRSLKKGVDTLANAVMTTLGPKGRNVAIDKKFGAPTITHDGVSVAKEIELEDPYENMGAQLLKEAATKTNDIAGDGTTTATVLAYYMVTEGLKNLAAGANPMLLKRGMDVASDKVSQAIRAMATEISTKEEIASVAAISAQDREIGELIADVMDKVGKDGVITVEESKGLEFETKFVEGMQFDRGYISPYFITTPDTMEAVINDAYILIHDKKISAAQDMVPVLEKLLQLGKRELVIIAEDIDGEALATLVLNKLRGMLNVVAIKAPGFGDRRKAMLNDIAALTGGQVITEELGRKLDSTTIADLGRAGKVVVDKNNTTIIDGAGEESAIKGRVEEIRVEIENSTSDYDREKLQERLAKLSGGVAVIGVGAATETELKEKKHRVEDALSATRAAVEEGIVPGGGVALVNAISALDDVKLADPDQQTGVQIVRSALQMPMRRIVANAGLDGGVIQQQIHDNQVAKKDTNIGYDVMTNEFVDMIKAGIIDPAKVTRGALENAASIAGMILTTEALITDIPHNEPPMPGGGMDGMGGMGGMM; encoded by the coding sequence ATGCCGAAGCAACTCGTTTTTGATCAAGAAGCGCGTCGCAGCCTGAAGAAGGGCGTGGACACCCTGGCGAACGCCGTCATGACCACGCTCGGTCCGAAGGGCCGCAACGTCGCCATCGACAAGAAGTTCGGCGCCCCGACCATCACCCACGACGGTGTGTCGGTCGCCAAGGAAATCGAGCTGGAAGACCCGTACGAGAATATGGGCGCGCAGCTTCTGAAGGAAGCCGCCACCAAGACCAACGACATCGCGGGCGACGGGACCACCACCGCCACCGTCCTGGCCTACTACATGGTCACCGAGGGCCTGAAGAACCTGGCCGCCGGGGCCAACCCGATGCTGCTCAAGCGTGGTATGGATGTTGCATCGGACAAGGTGTCGCAGGCCATCCGCGCCATGGCGACCGAGATCAGCACCAAGGAAGAGATCGCGTCCGTGGCAGCCATCAGCGCCCAGGACCGCGAAATCGGTGAGCTGATCGCGGACGTGATGGACAAGGTCGGCAAGGACGGCGTCATCACGGTCGAGGAGAGTAAAGGTCTGGAGTTCGAAACCAAGTTCGTCGAGGGCATGCAGTTCGACCGTGGCTACATCTCGCCGTACTTCATCACCACTCCCGACACGATGGAAGCCGTCATCAACGACGCGTACATCCTCATTCACGACAAGAAGATCTCCGCCGCGCAGGACATGGTTCCCGTGCTCGAAAAGCTGCTGCAGCTCGGCAAGCGCGAACTGGTGATCATCGCCGAGGACATCGACGGCGAAGCGCTGGCGACGCTGGTGCTTAACAAGCTGCGCGGCATGCTCAACGTCGTGGCGATCAAGGCTCCCGGCTTCGGCGACCGTCGTAAGGCCATGCTCAACGACATCGCCGCGCTGACCGGTGGGCAGGTGATTACGGAAGAACTGGGCCGCAAGCTCGACTCGACCACCATTGCGGACCTCGGTCGCGCGGGCAAGGTCGTGGTGGACAAGAACAACACCACCATCATCGACGGAGCAGGCGAGGAGTCGGCTATCAAGGGCCGCGTGGAAGAAATCCGCGTGGAGATCGAGAACTCGACCAGCGACTACGACCGTGAAAAGCTCCAGGAACGTCTGGCGAAGCTGAGCGGCGGTGTGGCGGTGATCGGCGTCGGCGCGGCGACCGAGACCGAGCTGAAGGAAAAGAAGCACCGCGTGGAAGACGCCCTGAGCGCGACCCGTGCGGCAGTTGAAGAAGGCATCGTGCCCGGCGGCGGCGTCGCTCTGGTGAACGCGATCAGCGCGCTCGACGACGTGAAGCTGGCCGATCCTGACCAGCAGACCGGCGTACAGATCGTGCGCAGCGCCTTGCAAATGCCGATGCGCCGGATCGTGGCGAACGCGGGCCTGGACGGTGGCGTGATCCAGCAGCAGATCCACGATAACCAGGTGGCGAAGAAGGACACGAACATCGGCTACGACGTGATGACCAACGAATTCGTGGACATGATCAAGGCCGGTATCATCGACCCGGCCAAGGTGACGCGCGGCGCGCTCGAAAACGCGGCCAGCATCGCCGGTATGATCCTGACCACCGAAGCCCTCATCACCGACATTCCGCACAACGAACCGCCGATGCCCGGTGGTGGCATGGACGGTATGGGTGGCATGGGCGGCATGATGTAA
- a CDS encoding M24 family metallopeptidase — MDYKTEVQSKLDQLRSLMTDHGLEALWLRRIDNFAWLTGGIDTAINVADIAGGPSILVTPEAATVWTNRIEAPRLDADGLSARGFDLHVSPWEAEESPHLAGRTGTDIAHAGTSNVSSDLQHLRLTLGDNEQARFRALGADCAKAMDAAIKRVQPGQTEAEIGGGVADELRRYAITPVVVLIATDERIFKFRHPLPTTKPLDKYAMLVLCGRREGLVCSVTRLVHFGPIDDDLRHRIEACAEIDARITAASRPGQTLDDMFNTITEAYAVVGFADEWQLHHQGGLAAYNPREIIATPGNGTTIKPGMICAWNPSITGSKVEDTILITDGAPEILTAIPGWPTKSFEIDGVTYARPVILEK, encoded by the coding sequence ATGGATTACAAAACTGAAGTTCAGTCCAAGCTGGACCAACTGCGCAGCCTGATGACCGATCACGGGCTGGAAGCGTTGTGGCTGCGGCGCATTGATAATTTTGCATGGCTGACGGGCGGCATCGACACGGCGATCAACGTCGCGGATATCGCCGGGGGGCCGAGCATCCTCGTGACGCCGGAGGCCGCGACGGTGTGGACCAACCGCATCGAAGCGCCCCGGCTGGACGCGGATGGCCTCAGCGCGCGCGGCTTCGACCTGCACGTCTCGCCCTGGGAAGCGGAGGAATCGCCGCACCTCGCCGGACGCACGGGCACGGACATCGCGCATGCTGGGACCAGCAACGTCAGCAGCGACTTGCAGCACCTGCGCCTGACCCTGGGCGACAACGAGCAGGCGCGCTTCCGCGCGTTGGGTGCGGACTGCGCCAAGGCGATGGATGCCGCGATCAAGCGCGTACAGCCGGGCCAGACCGAGGCCGAGATCGGCGGCGGCGTGGCCGACGAGCTGCGGCGCTACGCGATTACGCCGGTCGTGGTGCTGATTGCCACCGACGAGCGCATCTTCAAGTTCCGCCACCCCCTGCCCACCACCAAGCCGCTGGACAAGTACGCCATGCTGGTGCTGTGCGGGCGGCGCGAGGGGCTGGTGTGCTCCGTGACGCGGCTGGTCCACTTCGGCCCGATCGACGACGACCTGCGCCACCGCATCGAAGCCTGCGCCGAGATCGACGCGCGCATCACCGCCGCGTCGCGCCCAGGGCAAACGCTGGACGACATGTTCAACACCATCACCGAGGCGTACGCGGTAGTCGGCTTCGCGGACGAGTGGCAGCTTCACCACCAGGGTGGGCTGGCGGCCTACAACCCGCGCGAGATCATCGCCACGCCGGGCAACGGGACCACGATCAAGCCCGGCATGATCTGCGCGTGGAACCCCAGCATCACCGGCTCGAAGGTCGAGGACACAATCCTGATCACGGACGGCGCGCCGGAAATCCTGACCGCGATCCCCGGCTGGCCCACCAAGTCGTTCGAGATCGACGGCGTGACGTACGCGCGCCCGGTGATCCTGGAGAAGTAG